Genomic DNA from Methanobacterium formicicum DSM 3637:
ATTCATGTTGCTGCTGGTCATTGTGATTTTAGTATCAGCCATGACTCTGGTAGTGGGACTTCCGGGTGATTCGGATGAAATAAACGTGAATAACTCAGATAATCGCGTTTCAACGGTTAAAGTTTTAATATTTGATGGTGATGGTTCAATGGAAGAAAGTGTAGCTGGTTTAAAGGCCTGCCTGGATGAAAGTAACAGTATGAATCTTTCAGGTGGCATATATTTTGACTATGACACCAGCAGCCAAATAAACTCCAACACATTATCTGGCTATGATATTTTGATAATACCTGGAGGAAACTCTGCTACCTATATTCAGGGCAGCAATATTGATGATGAGGCAATTAAACAATTTTTAAACCAGGGTAAAGGATATCTTGGAATATGTGCAGGGGCTTACGCAGCATCTAACAGTGTTGATGGGGATTATTCCGGATGGGGACTTGCTTCACAGGTAAATACCATTGACGTAAGTTATGATGGATTAGTTGA
This window encodes:
- a CDS encoding BPL-N domain-containing protein, encoding MILVSAMTLVVGLPGDSDEINVNNSDNRVSTVKVLIFDGDGSMEESVAGLKACLDESNSMNLSGGIYFDYDTSSQINSNTLSGYDILIIPGGNSATYIQGSNIDDEAIKQFLNQGKGYLGICAGAYAASNSVDGDYSGWGLASQVNTIDVSYDGLVEITPTSSGSKLLNSSETSLYHQNGPVMYATGSSASSFASYSDNGTGYQGYSAIMGESYGSGRVLLSGSHPELDPQNSQLLVQMILWTTKKS